TTATCATACCAGGGGAGGATATTTCGTGACCGATATATAACTTCTTATCGACACGGAAGTATTCTCAAAATGCTTTGCTGGAGGATGTTTTGATTGACATTTCAGATGTCGCGGCGCGTCTTGATGCCGACGAAAAGTTCAAGCTGACCTATCGTTTTCCCGTCCGTGCAAAGGATGGCCAGGTCGAATATGAGACCAGGCAGGGCAGGCTACTTGATGTGGCTGAAGAGGCAATGTTGTTATACGTCTCGCACAATGGTGATGTCATCTGGGTGAAGTTGGAAGAGGTGATCGATCTGGTCTCCGAAAAATGAGTTAATCTACTCTTGCGTGTTTTCCTCATTTTCTGTATTGATCTCGGATGATTCACGGCATATTCCTCTGTATTCACATAAGTACAGTTCATCGTAAAGAATGCCTGCCATAACGGCTGTTGGCGTCGCAATAAAAATGCCGATAAGGCCGAAAAGTGCTCCCATCACAAGTACCCAGAATATTACCGTGACAGGATGCAACTGGACCTGTCGTGACATTACCAGCGGGATGAGCACATGGTTTTCAAACTGCTGGATTAAGATAAATGAGCCTATGACCCACAACACCAGCACTGGATTTATTACAAGAGCGACGAGTATGGGCGGGACTGCGCTCAGAATGGGTCCGATCACAGGCACAATCTCCAGAATGCCCGCAATTACGGCAAAAAGAAGTGCCTGTTTGAACCCAAGCACAGTCAGCGCGAACCATGTAAGTGCGAATATGACGAACATGGCGAACAGCGTTCCTCGTGCCCATGCTCTGATCTGTATGGCAAGGAGTCTGCATGCCGCAGTCGCTCTTGTTTTCCCTTCATCGTCCAGTATGCTCAGAAACCCGTCTACAAGAGGTTTGGGGTTGATGAGTGAATAAATCGTCGTCACCAGTATCACGACTGCAGCCGCAATGGCGAGTATTCCGCTGCCTGTAGCCCGGCTTATTCCGCCTATAAAGGGTTTTATGAACTGAAGTAGAGTGCCGACATTGAGCTTTGGAGCAAGCTTTGCAAACGTTGGAAAGTGTTCTGAGTAGTATGCGAACCACCTCCTGATCTTTTCCAGAAGGTCTGGAAAGTCAGCGGCTAATTCTGATAACTGCCTTCCGGCAACAGGCGCGATCAGGTATGTCAGACCAGCTATTGTTCCCAGGAGCGTCAATATCACAATGGCTGTGCCTGCCGAGCGCGGGATCTTATGTTTTTCTAGCCAGGTCACGA
The nucleotide sequence above comes from bacterium. Encoded proteins:
- a CDS encoding AI-2E family transporter; amino-acid sequence: MGAQGLTFKDLRNAILFAAFIYLVVVFINDIVDVLLVLSITALLVVSLDPFVTWLEKHKIPRSAGTAIVILTLLGTIAGLTYLIAPVAGRQLSELAADFPDLLEKIRRWFAYYSEHFPTFAKLAPKLNVGTLLQFIKPFIGGISRATGSGILAIAAAVVILVTTIYSLINPKPLVDGFLSILDDEGKTRATAACRLLAIQIRAWARGTLFAMFVIFALTWFALTVLGFKQALLFAVIAGILEIVPVIGPILSAVPPILVALVINPVLVLWVIGSFILIQQFENHVLIPLVMSRQVQLHPVTVIFWVLVMGALFGLIGIFIATPTAVMAGILYDELYLCEYRGICRESSEINTENEENTQE